From the Chryseobacterium sp. G0201 genome, the window TTTTAGTAAAAGCATCTCCTTCTCCTACTTATGGCGGTGTTAATTCTAATTCGGTTAACGTAGCCAGTGGTGCTACCGGTGTTTTGATCTCCGGTTTAATTGATGGAGGAATCTACAAAATTTTTGTTTCAAATGGTGATGCTTGTGGAGATGCTTCTGTAGCTGAATATTATGTGACAAATTTTTCTGCTAACAGTTTCTTTTCTATTAATGGATTGGGTGGACTTTTAGCTAGTGGTGTTGCTAATAAATCTCCTGCCTTTACTCAAACAAACAGAAATATTATCGGGACTGTTTGGACAGGGAAAGTTGGTTGTTCGGGAGGAGATAACTCTACTTCTCTTAATTATACATTAACAATTCCTGCAGCAGGAAGTATTAACGTTACTAATAACGGAAACATTACTAAAAGCTACACCATAGTTGCAACAAGAGTTAACTAAAATAATTTTCCTATTAACTTCCCTCGTAAATTGGATCATTAAAAAATATCAATTTTTAAGGCATCTCTTAGATTCTAATATACACAAATACAAACCGGATATCAGTATCCGGTTTTTTTATCTATTAAAATAAAAAACCTTCCAAAAAAATGAAAGGTTTAATAAAAATTGACTGTATATTGAAGTGTAATTCAATCGTTATTTATTGTTTTTAAGCCATTGTAAACGTCTTTCATCGGGAAAATGTTGCACCTTGAAATTTTCAAAAGTTGCATTGAAGCCATTCCCGTCCGGGCACGCAGCCATTAAACCAACCATCACAGGAGTGTTGTCCTGCAAATGAGCATTACGCATCATGATATAGTTTTTATCATCAAAAGAATAAAAAACCTCTACGGCATCAAGCCTTCTTACAGCTTTTATCCAAACTGTGGGAGGCGTTTTGTCTAATGTGATCACACTCCAGTCGCTTGTTGTATGAGTGACAACGGTGCTAAGGTTATATTTACCATCCACAAACTCAACTCCGGCTTTAATGTAATTATCTTTATCAATTCTCAGCATTAATCCCATTTGGTCAAACCTTGCCTTATAGTTTCCTGTCATTTTTACTTTTGCTTCAAATTCTCCACCATAAGTAGTATAATAAAAAGGGGCATCATCTACAGTAAAGCCATAATGCGAAATTCTCCAGTAATCACTTTGAGGGGTAACAAACATTGATAAAGTGTTGTTTTTAATTTCCCATTTTTCAGGCTCGTTGAACCATGTCATTTTTTCTAACGTCTGAGCAAAACTTTTCTGTGCCAATAGAAGCACGCAGAAACTTAAAATTATTCTCTTCATTATCTTTCTTTATCGGTATAACTGAGTGTAAAGTATTAATTTAGCAAAAGTAAAATTTTAACGTAGATTCGTCAATACTTATAAATAACCATTTATGGAGATCTTAGATACGCTTAACAAAACATTGCTTAACAAAAATGGGAGTAACTGTCTGTTGGATATTGAGGTATATAAACAACAGGCATCAATGTATTCTCAGATTGAAAATGTGGTTTCGGTGTTGAGTGATATGCAGGCGAACAAAAGTTATGTTTATACTTCAAAATCCACGTTGGAATTAGGTTTACATTTTATAGAGAATCCAATAATTATAGATTCAATTTGGGAAGAAGAGATCTTAAAGAAGATACATCCCGATGATAAACTGAAAAAATACATCCATGAATTGCGTTTTTTTAAATTAATGGATTCGCTTAAACCTGAAGACCGCATTAATTACAATGTAGTATCCAGAATCAGGATGAAAGATAAAAACGACGAATACAGATTTGTGCAGCATCGTATGTTCTATACCTATTCGCCTTACAACAATAAGCTGAGGTTTGCACTTTGTCTGTACAGTATTGCCTTAGATCAGTCGATTCTTTTGCCATCAGATTTTTTAATTATAAACTCTACAAAAGGAGAAGTGGTAGTTGAAGACAAATTAAATTATAAAAACATCTTATCTCAAAGAGAATTAGAGGTCTTGAAATTTGTAGGTGAAGGTTTTACTAGTAAAGAAATTGCAGATTTCCTTTTTATAAGTGTAAATACCGTCAGTCGACATCGCCAGAATATCCTTGAAAAACTGAACGTAAAAAACTCGATTAAAGCAATTAATGATAGTTTTTATTAAGTCTAAAATAAATTTTTATTAAATGGCTTTTTCGTTGAATAAATGCGTGATTATTTAGTAAATAGTTAAATATTTCATATTTAAGTGATATATTTGCGAAAGGGGTCGTTTTTTTTTGTTTTTGATAGGGTTTTATATTTTAATTTCATTAATTTTAGGTAAATGAAAAGACTTTTTCAGATATGTTAAGAAATATTAAAATGCTGTAAAAAATGTGAAATATGTTGATTTTCAAACTATATGATTAAAATATTATATGCATAATAAATTTTAATTGAAAATTCAAAGTTAGCGATGTGAAATAATCATATATTTGTTCTTTAAACAGCTAACAAAATTAAGGATGAACATTAACTTTACAACAGCCACATTTAGGGATTTTGAGAATATTCCAGATTATAATATATCTCAAAGAGCGGAAATTTTTTATGAATTTTTAGAGTACATGAAGTCCAACGGGCACATGAATTACAGATTGAAAAATACTACAGGAACAAACTCTTTAGTTCATGTAAATATTGCCAATCAGGATAGAGAATATGTAAGTTTTGTTTCCAGTGATTATTTAGGATTTACACAACATCCGAAAGTAAAACAGGCCGCAATTGATGGAATTGAAAAATATGGAACCGGAACAGGAGCAACACCACTTATCGGAGGATATTTTGATTATCATAATGATCTGGAAAAAAAGATTTCTTCTTTTTTTGGAAGAAATGAGGAGGAAGCAGTCGTTTTTACTACGGGATATACGGCTAATAGCGCTACATTGCAGTGTTTAATGCAAAAAGAGGATATCGCTATTTTAGATATGGCAATACATGCAAGTGTGCATGAGGGGTGTGCTTACACGAATAAAAAGACCTTTCCTCATAATAATTTAGAAGCTTTGGAACATATTTTGAAGACTTCAGAAAACCTTTATCGTACAAAACTCGTAGTTATAGATGGAGTGTATTCACAAGATGGGGATACTTCGCATGTAAAAGAGATTTATGCGTTAGTAAAAAAGTATAATGCTTTTTTAATGGTAGATGATGTACATGGAGTAGGGATTTTAGGAGAAACGGGAAGAGGAACGCTTGAAGAAGCCGATCTATTGGATAAAATAGACATTATTACGGGAACGTTTAGTAAGACTTTCGGAAATTTGGGGGGATATGTGATTGCAGATAAAAAAATAGCGGCAATTTTGAGATTCCAGTCTAAACAACAGATTTTTTCTGCAACGGCACCGCCTTCTTCTGCAGGAATTATTAAGGCTATTGAACTAATTGATGAAGAGCCGATTTGGAGACAGAAGCTTTGGGAAAATATTAATTATTTCAAAAAAGGCTTAGACGATTTGGGTCTGGATACAGGAGTTACACGTTCTGCGATCGTTCCGGTTAAAATTGGAGATCCTTATGTAACGGGAGACGTTGGAAGACTACTCATTGAAAGAGGGATTTATACAAACCCTATTTTATATCCTGCTGTTCCTAGGAAAGATGCTCGTATCAGAATGAGTGTAATGGCCAGACATGAAAAAGAACATCTTGATAAAACGCTCAATGCGTTTGAAGATATAAACAAAAAATTGCATATTGCAAAAAAATAAAATAATACTAGTATTATGCCCAGAAAAGTTGTTCAAGGTCCCATCAGGGACAAAGAAAAAACTAAACAGAAATTACTTGCCGCAGTTGGTAAAATTTTAAGAGTAAAAGGTTACTCTGGTTTAAAAGTAAGTAAGATCGCAGCCGTTGCAGGTTTCGACAAAAAACTTATCTATGAATATTTTGGAAGTACTGATAAGTTGATCGATGAATATATCAAATCTCAGGATTATTGGACAAAATTTAATCAAAATGTAGAAGTTGATATTTCAGACGGAGGTAAAGAATTATCTAAAATAGCTTTACTTAACCAGTTTGATAGCTTGAAGAAGAATAAAGAACTTCAGAAGATTATTCTTTGGGAACTTTCAGAAAGTAAGCCAATTCTTAGAAAATTAGTAGAGCAGCGTGAAGAAGTGGGAGATATGTTGTTTCAGCATATTACAGACCCTCACTTTGGCGAAAATGCGACTAGATACAGGGCAATTATGGCGTTAATTATTTCTGGAGCATATTACTTAAATCTTTATACAGGTTACAACGCAAACAAATTTTGCGGTATTGATATGAAGACTGACGAAGGTAGAGCAGAAATCGAAAAAGCTATTGTTGAATTGATCGACTTTGCTTACGAAGATAAAAAATAATATGTTTGAAGTTTTCCATTTGTACAAAAGCGGGATTATATGAAATTTTGAAAATTTAAATTTTCAAATTAGAACAATATTTCTTATTTTTGACCAATGGAAAATTTCATCGTATCTGCAAGAAAATATCGCCCACAAGAGTTTGACACGGTTGTTGGGCAATCTCATATTACAGATACTTTAGAACATGCAATTGAAGAAAATCAGTTGGCTCAGGCTTTACTGTTTTGTGGACCTCGAGGCGTTGGTAAAACTACATGTGCCAGAATTTTGGCAAGAAAGATCAACGAAAAAGACGGTTCCGTTTCAGAAGATGGCTTTGCATATAATATCTATGAATTAGATGCTGCTTCCAACAACTCTGTTGATGATATCAGAGAGTTGATAGATCAGGTGCGTTTTGCTCCTCAGGTTGGTAAATACAAGGTATATATCATCGATGAGGTACACATGCTGTCTTCTGCTGCCTTCAACGCTTTCCTTAAAACGCTGGAAGAACCTCCTGCGCATGCAATATTTATTTTGGCAACCACAGAAAAGCATAAAATTATTCCAACAATTTTATCGCGTTGTCAGATATATGATTTCAAAAGAATTGTGATTGAAGATATTCAATCGCACCTTAGAACTATTGCTCAGAAAGAAAGTATTCAATATGAAGATGATGCTTTATATTTAATCGCTCAAAAAGCCGATGGTGCTTTAAGAGACGCTCTTTCTATATTCGACAGGCTTTCTACATTTTCTCAGAAAAATATTACATTGGCAAAGGCTGCCGAAGTGCTTAATATTTTAGATTACGATCAATATCTTAATATTGTAGATCTTGCTAAGGAAAATAAAATCCCGGAAGTACTTTTTGCTTTTAATGAAATTGTAAAAAAAGGTTTTGATTCTCATATTTTCATTGCAGGATTGGGAAATCATTTCAGAGATCTTATGATGGCTCAAAATGCTTCTACAATTGATTTAATCGAAGTAGGAGAGAAAACAAAAGCCAAATTTGTAGAGCAAGGCCAAAAATGGAACGCTCAACAATTAATAGACGGTATCGAGATTTGTAATCATGCCGATATTAATTACAAGAACTCAAAGAACCCAAGACTTACGGTAGAGATTGCGTTAATGCAATTGTCCTCATTGACGGCTAATGCTGACGTTTCTAAAAAAAAAAGTTCTTAATACTAGCTCCCTTCCTTCATGAAAAGATTGAAGTAGCAATTCCGCAAAAGATAGAGGTAAAGAAAGAAGAAAAGGTTGAAAAACCTGTGATTTCTAATGAACCTCAGGAAGTTGTGATTAAAAAAACTTCCAAACCTTTATCCAGGCAAGGATCTTCTTCCGGTTTCAGTATCAATTCTTTTATGAATAAAGAAGAGAAGGTAGAAAAAAAGGAAGATAACACGCTTGCCACAAAAACTGAAGATCTTCCACAAAATCATTTTACAGAAACCGATCTGCAAATGGAATGGAATTTGCTATTGAAACAACTGCAATCCAAGAATACATTTGTTTTTAATGCTATTAAAGCTTTTAAATTAGTTAAAATAGACGAACATAATATTCAGGTTTCTTATCCTTCAGACTCTGCAAAAGTGGAATTTGATAAAATAAGCGGAGAATTTTTCAATCATTTCAAAAGAAAAGTACATAATTATTCTATTGAAATTGAGTACAAAAGAGACTTCGAAAGCCTTAAAATTGAGGTTGTTACGACTAAGAAGATATTCGAAAAGTTCATTGAGAAAAATCCTTTACTGAAAGATCTTGATGATTTAATGAAGTTTGATTTGTCATAATTTTATATATTTGTCAAATAATTTTGGTTTAAATAACTTTTTGACAAACACAAATTATAAATTTAAATAGCTGAAAATAGAAGATTCACAACATAAAAGTGGAACAAACAATTTTACATAAACCTAATTCTAAAAACCTTTTTGGTTTTGCAACTGCTGATTTCTTTAGCAGTTATTTTGGTTTGTCTTTTAGCTATCTTAGAAATTTTGGAACGTATTATCGATTTTATTGGTATTACTAACTAAATTTCTTTCTCAAAAAAATACAAGGAATAGATTGATTTTCTATCACAATTCCTAATCCCACTAAATTTTTTTAACGGCATTTTTTGAAAGAAATTATAAAGTAAATTTTATAATAACATCCCTATTGATATAAACATTAAAAATAAATATATAAATTAACGATATGAATTTAAGTGACTTAAAAAACGACTGGATCAATGATTTCCCACAACCAATGATGATCGCAGGACCATGTAGTGCAGAAAGTGAAGCACAAATGTTGGAAACAGCAAGGAGAATTAAAGAAACAGGTGCACAGGTTCCTATTTTCCGTGCAGGAATTTGGAAACCCCGTACAAAACCGAATGGATTTGAAGGAGTAGGAGTAATCGGTCTAAACTGGTTAAAGAAAGTAAAAGAAGAATACGGTTTCAAAACGGCTACTGAAGTTGCGAATGCGCACCACGTTTTTGCGGCGTTGGAAGCTGATGTTGATATCCTTTGGATCGGAGCACGTTCTACTGTGAATCCTTTTACAGTTCAGGAAATTGCAATGGCTTTGAGAGGAACGAATAAAACAGTGTTGGTTAAAAACCCCGTAAACCCAGATTTGGCTTTATGGATCGGAGCGCTAGAAAGACTATTAGGACAAGGAATTGAAAATCTTGGAGCAATACACAGAGGTTTTTCTACATACCAAAAAACAAAATACAGAAACAACCCGAACTGGCAGATTGCATTAGATTTCAAGAGTCAGTTCCCGAATATCCCAATGTTGATCGACCCTTCTCACATCTGCGGAAACAGAACAGGTTTGGCAGGTATTACTCAGGAAGCAATGAACGTTGGTTACCAAGGTGCAATCATTGAATCTCACTGCAATCCTGATGAAGCTTGGAGTGATGCTTCTCAACAAATTACACCGGAAGTTTTAGCTGAATTGATAGGAAATTTAAAAATCAGAAACTCCGGATTGGCAGGTTTCGATGGTGAAATGGGAAGACACAGAACATTGATTTCTGATCTTGATTTCCAATTGATCGAGCTTCTTTCTCAAAGAATGAAAATTTCAGAAAAAATAGGTAAGCTTAAAAAAGAGAATGACATCGCAATCTTCCAGCCGGAACGTTGGAAAGTCATTACAGAATACGCTACTCAGAAAGCAAAGGAAACAGGTATGTCTCAGGACTTTATTGAGAAAGTTTTCAAAGCGATTCACGAAGAATCTATTGAGGTGCAGAACAGCATTATGATCGATAGAAAATAGTTAGCAGGAAATAGATTTTAGGGCTTAGGGTTTAGGGAAATTAAGATGAAATATTTTTAATTATTTACTAAATCCTAAGCCCTTTTTTCTAATTCCTAATTCCTTATATTTGCACCCAGTAATATATATGAAAGGAAAAATCATTAAATCTACAGGAAGTTGGTATCAGGTTTTAGAAATGGAAACCGGTAAAATTTTCGAGGCCAGAATTCGAGGCAAATTTAAATTAATTAAAACCAGACTTACCAATCCGCTTGCTGTAGGAGACTTTGTGGAATTTCAGTTGGAACAGGATGATGTCGCTTGGATCACAAAAATAGAGCAACGACGAAATTATCTAATCAGAAAATCCGTTAACCTTTCAAAAGAAGCGCACATTATTGCTTCCAATATTGATGTAGCCTGCTTTATTTTTACCTTAAAACATCCTGAAACATCTCTTGGTTTCTTAGACCGGTTTTTGGCATGCTGTGAAGCGTACAATATCGAGCCTTTACTTTTGTTCAATAAAATGGATGTTTTAAATGAACCTGAAATCGAATTGGTAAAAGATATCGAGTTTGTTTATCAGGACATCGGGTACAATACCTTGGAAATATCCTCTTATTCTCAATTAAATCTAAACGATTTACAGGAACTTCTAAAAGACAGAACTTCTGTTTTCTTTGGCCATTCCGGATGCGGAAAATCAACTTTGGTGAATGCTTTGCAGCCAGGTTTGAATATCAAAACTTCTGAAATATCAGACACTCATCTTAAAGGAAAACACACGACTACTTTTGCCCAGATGCATTTCTGGAATTTTGGTGGAAATGTTATTGATACTCCCGGAGTCCGTGAGTTTGCAATGATTGATATTGAAAAAGAAGAAGTACAACATTATTTCCCTGAGATATTTAGAAAGAGAAAAGAATGTAAATTTCACAACTGCATGCATATTAATGAGCCAAAATGTGCTGTTCTTGATGCATTGGAAACAGGGGAAATTCAAGAAACCAGATATTCTACTTATATCAAGTTGATGGACGAAGCGGAAGAATTGTCTCAAAAATAAATTTACTTAATAATAACAAAATATAATATATCCTGTTTAAAAATAATTAAACAGGAGTTTAACTATGTCATAATGTTTAGGTTGAGTGTTCTTTTTGGGGAATATTAGCCATAAAAAAACCCAGCCGAAGCTGGGTAAAAACTAATAACCATGAAAACTCAAATTAAACATGAGAATCGGAATAGAATAAACAATTACTGTGCCAATATTTGTTCGCTATTTCTTAATAAAAGTTATTTTTATGTTAAAAAAAAATTAAAATTAAAATCAAAAATATTTTTCGTAATTTTGCGCCATTAAAAAAATATACATTTATGTCTAACATTACATTCACTATGATTAAGCCTGATGCAGTTGCAGATGGACATATCGGTGCTATATTAGGTAAAATTGCAGAAGGAGGTTTTAAGGTCAAAGCTTTGAAATTAACTCAACTTACTGTTGCTGATGCAAAAAAATTCTATGAAGTTCATGCTGAAAGACCTTTCTACGGAGAATTGGTAGATTTCATGAGTTCTGGACCAATCGTTGCTGCTGTTCTTGAAAAAGATAATGCTGTTGAAGATTTCAGAACATTGATCGGAGCTACAAACCCGGCTGAAGCTGCGGAAGGAACTATCAGAAAGATGTTTGCAAGAAGCATCGGAGAGAATGCTGTTCACGGTTCAGATTCTAACGAAAACGCTCTTATCGAAGCTCAATTCCATTTTTCTGGAAGAGAGATTTTCTAATTAAGAATTTTCTTTTTTACAATAAAAAATCCAGAAATTTTTTTCTGGATTTTTGTTTTTTATGCCATACTGTCATATTGTTGACCGATTTTAAAGATTATTTTCAACGGCGCCTACCTTTTCTCGAAATAATTCGATCGGTTTGTCCAGTAAAACGGCAATTACTGTCATATTTTTGTCAAGCCTTTCTCTTGGAATGTCAATATAAATAATTCCTGGCTTGTCACTCCAATATAATTTGTTGTAAGATCTATAATTAACCAAAGAACCTTCCCCTACAATTCTGATTCTTGCGATTCCATTTTTTATTCCTTTTAAAGCAATTGGTCCGGTGGGAGTTCCTTCCACAAAAAGATAAAGCGTCTGTTTGTCTTTTGAAAGGACACTATTTCCGGAATAATGCCCGTTTGGCAAACCTTTTTCTGTTTCTAACAGAACTTCGGCATTTTTGCTGATCCAATTAATGGTTTCAATATTGGTTTTTGATGATTTTGGAAGTTTCATATCCATTCCGTCACTTGTTAATCCTGAATTATTAAAAATATTATTTCCAGCATGAAGCTGTTCAGCGATTTCGAAGGTAGCAGATTTAGAATTTTTATCCTCTAAAATTTGATTGAGCGAAAGGTTGTCCTTTTTTATAATCTTTGAAAAGGTTATTTTGTCATTAAAATCCAATTCAACAACCGTTACATCCTGATCAAATTTGACATTTGAAAAACTGATTGTCACATTTCCGTTATTGTCAGCTCTAAAATTGACTTTCCCATTATCATCTCCAACAATTTTTGCTGATTTTGGCATAGAATTTAAACCGTAAACCTTTATGAAATCTTTCGCTTCTTCCAAATAAAGGAATAATTTTTTTCCGTCTTTTGACATCGCAGATTTACCTTTATAATTATCAAAAGGCAATCCGTGTCTTGTTCCGTAAATAGCGTCGGGATGTTTTGAAGTCCATCTTGCTAAATTTTTTAAAATTTCAACTTGTTCGGCTGGAATTGTTCCATCAGCTTTCGGACCAATATCCAGCAATAAATTTCCGCCCATACTGATCACGTCTGCCAATGTTCTCACGATCATATTTGGCGTTTTATAATTCTTGTCAAAAGGCTGATAACCCCACGCATCATTCATTGTATAGCATAATTCCCAATAGTCACTTTGAGGATTTATAACCGGAATTCCCTGTTCAGGAGTTTCGTAGTCACCATGAGTATTTAGCCTTGAATTGATGATAATATTAGGATTGTATTTTCTTAAATTTTCTAATGTTTTCGGCGCCTGCCATTCTTCCGATGAATGCTCCCAATCACCATCAAACCATAATAGATCAGGCTTAAATTGATTGGAAAGATCATTGAGCTGATTTTGATAATAATTGACAAAATTTGCCCAACGTTTGGGATCATTTTTAATCTCGTATCGTTTTTTTGTTTTGGTATTGTTGTCGTAATAAGAATGGCTCCAATCGGGAAGAGAGTAGTATAGACCTGTTTTTAAACCTGATTTTTTAAGTTCTGAAATAAAAGGCGCCAAAACATCTTTTTTAGCTAAAGAGTTTTTAGGAATTGTTGTCGCTTTTTCAGCTTTAGAATCCCAAAGAGAAACTCCGTCGTGGTGTTTTGTGGTGATGACAGCATATTTTGCACCGGAATCTTTAATTAATTTTACCCATTCATCCGGTTTATATAGTGAAGCAGAAAAGCCATCAAGTTGCTTCATGTAATTTTCATGATTGATATAATTATTGAAAAAAGACCATGATTCTGCAATTCCATCAACCGAATAAATCCCCCAATGAATAAAAATTCCCAGTTTGGCATCCTGAAACCATTCCATTTTTTTGTTTTCGGGTGATTGGGTCTGAGAATGGAGAGTACCGGTTGCCAAAATTAATCCTAATAAAAATGTCCGAGTAATTTTACTTTTCATCTTGCTTGTTTTACCGACTAAAATAGGAAAACTTGATAATATTTTCTTCACGGAATTTAATTATTATGTTAAACATAAAGAGTATTCTAATTTTTGAGGTTAATATTTGAAATTATTACACCTAAACTTATTTTTTAATGTATTATTTTTATATTTCTACTAAAAACTAAATCATCAAATTAAAATATATGAAAATGACAACAATCGTGTTAATTGTCACAGCCGTATTAACAGCTCTGATAGCGGGGCTTTTCTACGCATATTCCTGTTCTGTAGTTCTGGGATTAGGAAAATTATCAGACGCTGAATATCTTAAATCTATGCAGTCTATTAACCGGGAGATATTAAATCCTGTGTTTTTTGTGAGTTTTATGGGAACTGTAGTTCTACTTCCGGTTTCTACATTTATGTATCGGGCACAAAATCCCGTTTTCATTTTACTTCTTTTAGCAACAATCGCTTATTTGATAGGAGTATTTGGAGTGACAATCGTTGGAAATGTTCCTCTAAATGATCAATTAGACAAGTTTGATATCGTAAATTCTACAAAAGAAGGAATAAAGCAAATGCGTGAAAATTTCGAAAACAGATGGAATTTTTTAAACAACATAAGAACCGTATTTTCTGTAATCAGCATACTTTTAGTGGTTTGCGCCTGCGTTTGGAATAAAGTTGAATAAAGATTTATTTAACTAAAAAATTTTCTATTAAGTATAAATACTTAACGAAAATTCAGTGTTTTTACGGATGTTTTTAATGAAATTAATGTAGATCTTTACATCAGAATTACAAAAGGAAGTTTAAACACTAAGCTTTAAAAAACGAAAACTAATAACCATCATAAGCTCAGATTACAGAGTAAGAAAGGCAGCCCTAAAGCTGCCTTTTTCTTTATTTAAAAACTAAAATAATTAAATTTTTAAAAGCTCAATGGTTCTTTCAGGGCTATCTGCCGAGAAAACTGCATTTCCTGCAACCAAAACATCTGCTCCTGCTTCGAAAAGTTTTGAAGCGTTATCAAGGTTTACACCTCCATCAATTTCAATTAGAGCGGTAGAATTATTGCTTAAAATTAAATCTTTCGTTTCAGCAATTTTCTTGTAGGTATTTTCGATGAATTTTTGTCCGCCAAATCCTGGATTTACACTCATTAATAATACAAGATCAACATCAGCGATAATATCTTCCAACATCAAAACCGGAGTAGAAGGGTTTAAAACAACGCCTGCTTTTGCTCCCAAACTCTGAATATGATGAATCGTTCTGTGAAGATGCGTGCAAGCTTCATAATGCACAGAAATAAGATCAGCACCATGATTGATGAATTCTTCAACATACTTTTCAGGTTCTACGATCATCAAATGTACATCTACAAATTTTTTGGCATGCTGTTGAACAGTTTTCATCACAGGAAAACCGAATGAAATATTAGGTACAAACCTTCCATCCATCACATCCACATGGAACCAGTCGGCCTGAGAGTTATTCAACATCTCAATATCTCTTTGCAGATTCCCAAAGTCTGCAGATAAAAGGGAAGGCGCAATAAGCTTCGTTTTCATTTTTACTTTTTACTTAGATATTAGAGGTTAGAAATTAGATATTAGACAGCAGGGCGTTAATTTTTGAGACTAACTTCTAATTTCTAATATCTAACTTCTTTTTCTTAATGATATTTCAACTTCATTTCCGGTTTTATTTTCAAAATAGTTTCGTAGATCAGTTTAATTACATTTCCTACGTCTTCTTTAGAAACCATTTCCACGGTTGTGTGCATGTAGCGCAAAGGTAAAGAAATTAAAGCACTCGGAACTCCGCCGTTGGAGTGCGCAAATGCATCAGTGTCAGTACCGGTAGCTCTGCTTGCTGCCGCTCTTTGAAAAGGGATTTTTTTAGTTTTTGCAGTATCAATAATCAATTCTCTGATCAAGTGATGTACGCTTGGTGCAAAGAAAACAACTGGTCCGTCACCACATTTTTGGTCACCTTCTTTTTTCTTTTCGATCATTGGAGTGGTCGTGTCGTGGGTAACATCTGTAACAATGGCGATATTAGGTTTGATAGTATCTGCAAT encodes:
- a CDS encoding DUF1772 domain-containing protein; its protein translation is MTTIVLIVTAVLTALIAGLFYAYSCSVVLGLGKLSDAEYLKSMQSINREILNPVFFVSFMGTVVLLPVSTFMYRAQNPVFILLLLATIAYLIGVFGVTIVGNVPLNDQLDKFDIVNSTKEGIKQMRENFENRWNFLNNIRTVFSVISILLVVCACVWNKVE
- a CDS encoding nucleoside-diphosphate kinase; the encoded protein is MSNITFTMIKPDAVADGHIGAILGKIAEGGFKVKALKLTQLTVADAKKFYEVHAERPFYGELVDFMSSGPIVAAVLEKDNAVEDFRTLIGATNPAEAAEGTIRKMFARSIGENAVHGSDSNENALIEAQFHFSGREIF
- a CDS encoding alpha-L-fucosidase; the protein is MKSKITRTFLLGLILATGTLHSQTQSPENKKMEWFQDAKLGIFIHWGIYSVDGIAESWSFFNNYINHENYMKQLDGFSASLYKPDEWVKLIKDSGAKYAVITTKHHDGVSLWDSKAEKATTIPKNSLAKKDVLAPFISELKKSGLKTGLYYSLPDWSHSYYDNNTKTKKRYEIKNDPKRWANFVNYYQNQLNDLSNQFKPDLLWFDGDWEHSSEEWQAPKTLENLRKYNPNIIINSRLNTHGDYETPEQGIPVINPQSDYWELCYTMNDAWGYQPFDKNYKTPNMIVRTLADVISMGGNLLLDIGPKADGTIPAEQVEILKNLARWTSKHPDAIYGTRHGLPFDNYKGKSAMSKDGKKLFLYLEEAKDFIKVYGLNSMPKSAKIVGDDNGKVNFRADNNGNVTISFSNVKFDQDVTVVELDFNDKITFSKIIKKDNLSLNQILEDKNSKSATFEIAEQLHAGNNIFNNSGLTSDGMDMKLPKSSKTNIETINWISKNAEVLLETEKGLPNGHYSGNSVLSKDKQTLYLFVEGTPTGPIALKGIKNGIARIRIVGEGSLVNYRSYNKLYWSDKPGIIYIDIPRERLDKNMTVIAVLLDKPIELFREKVGAVENNL
- the rpe gene encoding ribulose-phosphate 3-epimerase is translated as MKTKLIAPSLLSADFGNLQRDIEMLNNSQADWFHVDVMDGRFVPNISFGFPVMKTVQQHAKKFVDVHLMIVEPEKYVEEFINHGADLISVHYEACTHLHRTIHHIQSLGAKAGVVLNPSTPVLMLEDIIADVDLVLLMSVNPGFGGQKFIENTYKKIAETKDLILSNNSTALIEIDGGVNLDNASKLFEAGADVLVAGNAVFSADSPERTIELLKI